A window of the Equus asinus isolate D_3611 breed Donkey chromosome 20, EquAss-T2T_v2, whole genome shotgun sequence genome harbors these coding sequences:
- the LOC106836028 gene encoding olfactory receptor 8B8-like: MALGNSSFVTEFILLGLTDQPYLQLPLFFLFLIMYMVAVLGNMGLITLIGPNSHLHTPMYFFLFNLSVIDLCYSTVITPKMLINFISKNIISYMGCMTQLYFFCFFIISECYVLTAMAYDRYVAICKPLLYNVTMSPKVCSSLLLSSYLMAFSGATAHTGCMLRLTFCDANTINHYLCDLFPLLQLSCTSTYINELVNFIVVGINIIVPSLTIFVSYGFILSSIFHISSVEGRSKAFSTCSSHIITVSLFFGSGAFMYLKPSSAGSMDEGKISSVFYTIVVPTMNPLIYSLRNKDVKIALRKTMSRTKF, translated from the coding sequence ATGGCTCTTGGAAATAGCTCTTTTGTGACTGAATTCATTTTGTTGGGATTAACAGACCAACCATATCTCCAACTCCCCCTGTTCTTCCTGTTTCTAATAATGTATATGGTTGCTGTGTTGGGAAATATGGGTTTGATAACTCTAATTGGACCAAATTCACACTTACACACccctatgtacttttttctttttaatttgtctgTAATAGATCTCTGCTATTCTACTGTGATTACACCAAAAATGCTGATTAATTTCATATCAAAAAATATTATCTCCTACATGGGATGCATGACCCAGctctactttttctgtttttttatcatttctgaaTGCTATGTGCTGACAGCAATGGCCTATGATCGCTACGTGGCCATCTGTAAACCACTTTTGTATAATGTTACCATGTCCCCTAAAGTGTGTTCCAGCCTTTTGCTTAGTTCATACTTGATGGCATTTTCTGGTGCCACAGCCCACACTGGATGCATGCTGAGACTGACCTTCTGTGATGCAAACACCATCAACCATTATTTGTGTGACCTCTTTCCTCTGCTCCAGCTCTCCTGCACGAGCACCTACATCAATGAGCTAGTAAATTTTATTGTGGTGGGCATCAACATCATTGTGCCTAGTCTcaccatctttgtctcttatggTTTTATCCTCTCCAGCATCTTCCACATCAGCTCTGTGGAGGGCAGGTCCAAAGCCTTCAGCACCTGCAGTTCCCACATAATTACGGTTTCTCTCTTCTTCGGGTCAGGTGCATTTATGTATCTCAAACCATCTTCTGCTGGATCCATGGATGAGGGCAAAATCTCTTCTGTCTTTTATACCATTGTGGTTCCCACAATGAACCCTTTAATCTACAgtttgaggaacaaagatgttAAAATTGCTCTGAGAAAAACCATGAGTAGGACAAAGTTTTGA